A genomic stretch from Dyella sp. M7H15-1 includes:
- the nadC gene encoding carboxylating nicotinate-nucleotide diphosphorylase has product MSTALRFTPPDQAVIHADVERAFAEDLGKGDATASLLSADAKATAQLICREDAVIAGIPWFNAAVRKLDPEARIDWNVSDGDRATPGTVICEVHGNARALLSAERTSLNFLQLLSGTATHTAAHVAAVAGTKVCVLDTRKTIPGLRLAQKYAVLCGGGHNHRIGLYDAILVKENHIIAAGSIAAAVKAARKLHPSLLLEVEVENLNELQQALDAGVDRIMLDNFTLPLIREAVTQTAGRVPLEISGNVDLNTIGDYARTGVDYISVGALTKHVRAIDLSLRLKVH; this is encoded by the coding sequence ATGAGTACTGCGCTTCGCTTCACTCCGCCAGACCAAGCCGTTATCCATGCCGATGTGGAACGTGCCTTTGCCGAGGATCTTGGCAAAGGCGACGCCACTGCTAGCCTGTTGTCCGCCGATGCCAAGGCCACTGCGCAACTCATCTGTCGCGAAGACGCGGTGATCGCAGGCATTCCGTGGTTCAACGCTGCCGTTCGCAAGCTCGATCCAGAAGCGCGGATCGACTGGAACGTCAGCGACGGCGACCGCGCTACACCGGGCACGGTGATCTGCGAAGTACACGGCAACGCACGCGCACTGCTGAGCGCCGAACGCACTTCGCTCAACTTCCTGCAATTGCTATCTGGCACCGCCACCCACACCGCCGCCCACGTGGCTGCCGTGGCCGGCACCAAGGTATGCGTGCTCGACACCCGCAAAACCATACCCGGCCTGCGTCTGGCGCAGAAATATGCGGTGCTTTGCGGTGGCGGTCATAACCATCGCATCGGTCTGTACGACGCGATCCTGGTAAAAGAAAACCACATCATTGCTGCCGGCAGCATTGCCGCCGCCGTTAAGGCAGCCCGCAAACTTCACCCCTCTCTGTTGTTGGAAGTGGAAGTGGAAAACCTCAACGAGCTGCAGCAGGCACTGGATGCCGGCGTGGACCGCATCATGCTGGACAACTTCACCTTGCCACTGATTCGCGAAGCCGTAACACAGACAGCAGGACGCGTACCGCTGGAGATTTCCGGCAACGTCGATCTCAACACCATTGGCGACTACGCCCGTACTGGTGTCGATTACATCTCGGTCGGGGCATTGACCAAGCACGTGCGGGCCATCGATCTTTCGTTGCGATTGAAAGTTCACTGA
- a CDS encoding DUF3301 domain-containing protein, producing MGDFATLFLLFVLVTIIGTWLRLSRARDQAIHEARSRCQQHGLQLLDETVGLSGWRWRRFGDQHVVERRYSFEVSIDGDDRKAGHLWMMGNTLTALILPTLELYTPEPTEHTAEQKQAATGGNVLPFRPRSCDRDIRH from the coding sequence ATGGGCGACTTCGCTACCCTCTTCCTATTGTTCGTTCTTGTCACCATTATTGGGACATGGCTGCGGCTTAGCCGTGCCCGGGACCAGGCGATCCATGAAGCACGCTCACGCTGCCAGCAGCACGGCTTGCAATTGCTGGACGAAACCGTAGGGCTAAGCGGATGGCGTTGGCGTCGCTTTGGTGACCAGCACGTGGTGGAGCGGCGCTACAGTTTCGAGGTAAGCATCGATGGTGACGACCGGAAAGCCGGTCATCTGTGGATGATGGGCAATACGCTTACAGCGCTGATTTTGCCCACCCTCGAGTTGTATACACCCGAACCAACCGAACACACCGCTGAACAGAAACAGGCTGCCACCGGCGGAAACGTGCTGCCGTTTCGACCTCGAAGCTGCGATCGCGATATACGTCACTGA
- a CDS encoding class I SAM-dependent methyltransferase codes for MVDIACGPGYHAKAFAARGIQAYALDLQPEMIEFARGLEPQTNGLIDYFACDMRDFTLPAPVDLALNSFDSIDCLETQEQIINHFRTVATNLTPGGLYVIELTHPRDCSMWDYGNFQYKGERDGVRVVIDWAVNKPSADPLTQVVECEVVMTVNEYGERKVFREQARERFTTFQEFSALAKLSGAMSLLDCYGDYRLDQPFDNSHDARRMVIVLQANKTS; via the coding sequence ATGGTCGATATCGCTTGCGGGCCCGGCTACCACGCCAAGGCGTTCGCGGCGCGCGGTATTCAGGCCTATGCACTCGATCTGCAGCCGGAGATGATCGAATTCGCCCGAGGGCTCGAGCCGCAAACGAACGGGCTTATCGATTATTTCGCGTGCGATATGCGTGACTTCACGTTGCCTGCGCCGGTCGATCTCGCGCTCAACAGCTTCGACAGCATTGACTGCCTGGAGACGCAAGAGCAGATCATCAATCACTTCCGCACGGTAGCAACCAACCTGACGCCGGGCGGCCTCTACGTCATCGAGCTCACCCATCCGCGTGATTGCTCGATGTGGGATTACGGCAATTTCCAATACAAGGGTGAACGTGACGGCGTCCGCGTGGTGATCGATTGGGCGGTCAACAAGCCAAGCGCCGATCCATTGACTCAAGTTGTCGAATGCGAGGTAGTGATGACGGTCAATGAGTATGGCGAGCGCAAGGTTTTTCGCGAGCAGGCCCGCGAGCGCTTTACCACGTTCCAGGAGTTTTCCGCACTCGCCAAGCTGTCGGGAGCCATGAGCTTGCTCGACTGCTATGGTGATTACCGGCTCGACCAGCCTTTCGACAATAGTCACGACGCGCGGCGCATGGTCATCGTGCTGCAAGCAAACAAGACGTCATAG
- a CDS encoding SET domain-containing protein: MHYLADGLVVRELLGKGGKGVFAARRLELHELLCIWGGVIMTSDELRRLTREEQFYAMQIEDYLHLVTPRDSVAGADFINHSCQPNAGLSGASSLVTLRRIEPGEEICFDYAMCDSHDLLSFACECGAPNCRKFVRPDDWRRPDLQRRYPNSFSPYLSRRIVAEASSHRLAQPTHQRGAELHQDGRALLD; this comes from the coding sequence GTGCACTACCTCGCTGACGGCCTCGTAGTGAGAGAACTCCTCGGCAAAGGCGGCAAAGGCGTATTCGCAGCGCGGCGGCTCGAGCTTCACGAGCTGCTGTGCATTTGGGGCGGCGTTATCATGACGAGTGATGAGTTACGGCGCCTGACGCGCGAGGAGCAGTTCTACGCAATGCAGATCGAGGACTACCTACACCTCGTAACTCCGCGCGATAGCGTCGCTGGCGCCGACTTCATCAATCACTCGTGCCAGCCCAATGCCGGCCTCTCCGGCGCCAGCAGTCTTGTGACGCTTCGGCGTATCGAGCCGGGCGAGGAGATCTGCTTCGACTATGCAATGTGCGACTCGCACGATTTGTTGAGCTTCGCATGCGAATGTGGCGCGCCAAACTGTCGCAAATTCGTCCGCCCGGACGACTGGCGGCGACCTGATTTGCAACGCCGCTACCCCAACTCGTTCTCGCCCTATCTGAGCCGGCGCATCGTCGCGGAGGCGTCAAGTCACCGTCTTGCGCAGCCGACGCACCAGCGCGGCGCAGAGCTGCATCAGGACGGCAGGGCGCTGCTCGATTAA